In Fusarium musae strain F31 chromosome 7, whole genome shotgun sequence, a single window of DNA contains:
- a CDS encoding hypothetical protein (EggNog:ENOG41), whose product MRFTSSLVLLQGIWLCAARPVDLQPATLTTITDEILTSQDVVSGIEEWLRHKSSRKCKDTDNGLRGGKSEQGIDKPQTPLDRGKFCESGKLHHKVNGTVSNGTIGDGKSNGEPDAKSKVDSKINSSESNPISNSTNGHKKPLEWHNKRCFGTYQFGKHKDIYPISQQNYAGFACPETESKMIKKDDNSTFISYQRWIYGAPYLYNVYWKDLCELENGKTEQDVTDPLEEGWEPGARVCQESLTKAYRGCDNEGAGGSLQAGCLVYEFQARDKDKKAVPWPWMGGGISD is encoded by the exons ATGCGTTTTACTTCATCCCTTGTTTTGCTGCAGGGCATCTGGCTTTGTGCAGCTAGGCCGGTGGACCTTCAACCAGCTACATTGACAACAATCACAGATGAGATACTGACCTCGCAAGATGTGGTCAGTGGAATTGAGGAGTGGTTGAGACACAAATCCTCTAGAAAATGTAAGGACACCGATAACGGTCTCCGTGGAGGCAAGTCTGAGCAGG GGATTGATAAGCCGCAAACTCCCCTTGACAGGGGGAAATTCTGTGAATCTGGGAAGCTTCATCACAAGGTCAACGGTACCGTGTCAAATGGGACCATCGGGGATGGGAAGTCGAATGGCGAACCGGATGCTAAATCGAAAGTCGATTCCAAGATCAACTCGAGCGAGTCAAATCCCATATCGAATAGCACCAATGGGCATAAAAAGCCTTTGGAATGGCATAACAAAAGATGCTTTGGGACATACCAATTTGGCAAACACAAGGACATCTACCCTATCTCACAACAGAATTACGCAGGATTTGCTTGTCCGGAGACGGAGTcaaagatgatcaagaaggatgacaACAGTACATTCATCTCGTACCAACGATGGATATACGGCGCGCCTTACCTATACAACGTCTACTGGAAGGACCTTTGTGAACTGGAGAACGGCAAGACCGAGCAGGATGTTACGGATCCATTGGAAGAGGGATGGGAACCTGGGGCACGTGTCTGTCAGGAATCTCTCACGAAAGCGTACAGGGGCTGCGATAATGAGGGAGCAGGCGGATCATTGCAGGCAGGCTGTCTGGTGTATGAGTTTCAGGCAAGggacaaagacaaaaagGCTGTTCCTTGGCCATGGATGGGCGGGGGGATTTCTGATTAA
- a CDS encoding hypothetical protein (EggNog:ENOG41), giving the protein MSSRLINQQQAGTSRERAPNTSPSEADRRKMQDLEVALAKAKRELEVFYRETNQTSSVLAVETNPGDSAQDHPVPKHDPDNCCQLCGSSYEHPATEGEHRRTIPPGVSCVITRVLDAAPQLQTRYANSTAGDHNDEEWYVSSAEGGFMGAQTSGSIDVLADRVREAWNCKRVFFQVFSDRPDDFNRVLMNHTKMRQISNSGYDLHIGEPAL; this is encoded by the coding sequence ATGTCTTCCCGGCTCATCAACCAGCAGCAGGCTGGAACCAGTCGTGAGCGGGCGCCCAACACCTCCCCTAGCGAGGCCGATCGCCGCAAGATGCAAGATCTCGAGGTAGCtttggccaaggccaagcgtGAACTGGAAGTCTTTTACAGGGAGACAAACCAGACGTCCTCGGTCCTTGCTGTCGAGACCAATCCTGGAGACAGTGCACAAGACCATCCCGTCCCAAAACATGATCCCGACAACTGCTGTCAGCTGTGTGGCAGCTCCTACGAGCACCCCGCCACTGAAGGAGAACACAGACGAACTATCCCACCAGGCGTGTCCTGTGTCATCACCCGCGTCCTAGACGCCGCTCCACAACTCCAGACACGCTACGCAAACAGCACCGCCGGCGACCACAACGACGAAGAGTGGTACGTCTCGAGCGCCGAGGGAGGGTTTATGGGTGCTCAAACCAGTGGCTCCATTGACGTGCTGGCGGACCGTGTTCGAGAAGCCTGGAACTGCAAGAGAGTATTTTTCCAGGTGTTTTCCGACCGCCCAGATGACTTCAACCGTGTTTTGATGAATCACACCAAGATGCGACAAATCTCCAACTCAGGCTACGACTTGCATATAGGCGAGCCGGCGCTCTGA